Proteins encoded together in one Musa acuminata AAA Group cultivar baxijiao chromosome BXJ3-6, Cavendish_Baxijiao_AAA, whole genome shotgun sequence window:
- the LOC135639769 gene encoding membrane-associated progesterone-binding protein 4-like: MASPSRPTRVSSPLLLGLGFLIALIAFALQFYIRKHLRPRLWTVEELSLYNGTEDGLPILLGILGSVFDVTKGKTHYGPGGGYHHFSGRDASQAFVSGNFTGDGLTDSLHGLSTMEVKSVVDWRKFYMERYIFAGKLVGRYYDSQGNPTKYLKGVESKAKRGAQLLEKQKIEEAKIPSCNSKWSEQEGGEVWCETGYPRLVKRPGDIALTGKISQRCACFKEEELGRPGLEVYKDCDYLSKSCRV; the protein is encoded by the exons ATGGCCTCGCCGTCGAGGCCAACACGAGTCTCGTCTCCCCTGCTTCTAGGGTTAGGGTTCCTGATTGCCCTCATCGCCTTCGCGCTTCAGTTCTACATAAGGAAGCATCTCCGACCG AGACTGTGGACCGTGGAGGAGTTGAGCTTGTACAATGGGACTGAGGACGGGCTACCGATACTGCTCGGAATACTAGG ATCAGTGTTTGATGTCACAAAAGGAAAAACACATTATGGCCCTGGAGGAGGCTATCATCATTTTTCTGGCAG AGATGCGTCACAAGCCTTTGTATCTGGAAACTTTACAG GTGATGGATTAACAGACTCATTGCATGGTCTATCCACTATGGAG GTAAAGAGTGTTGTTGACTGGAGAAAATTTTACATGGAAAGATATAT ATTTGCTGGTAAACTCGTTGGCCGGTATTATGACAGCCAGGGGAATCccacaaaatatttgaaaggtgtTGAGTCAAAGGCTAAACGAGGAGCTCAGCTTTTAGAGAAGCAGAAAATTGAGGAGGCTAAGATACCAAGTTGCAATTCTAAATGGAGTGAACAAGAGGGAGGAGAG GTCTGGTGTGAAACTGGCTATCCAAGATTAGTGAAGAGACCAGGGGATATAGCCCTCACTGGAAAAATCAGCCAGCGTTGTGCTTGTTTTAAAGAAGAGGAGCTCGGACGGCCGGGTCTTGAGGTGTACAAGGACTGTGATTATTTGTCCAAATCTTGCAGAGTTTAG
- the LOC135640844 gene encoding uncharacterized protein LOC135640844, protein MANKLHRLLTIPWKREIAQPGLGLGLRFPGARSLASSVPTPEEAARFAPSPTPSKPEVEEEDAASTKGEESTTVDEEDDGVHVNKLTGEVGGPKGPEPTRYGDWERGGRCSDF, encoded by the coding sequence ATGGCGAACAAACTCCACCGCTTGTTGACCATCCCATGGAAGCGTGAGATCGCACAGCCGGGATTAGGGCTAGGGTTGAGGTTTCCGGGCGCGAGGTCCCTTGCGTCTTCCGTTCCAACGCCGGAAGAGGCAGCTCGATTCGCTCCCTCTCCTACCCCGTCCAAGCCGGAAGTGGAGGAGGAAGACGCGGCCTCGACGAAAGGGGAAGAAAGCACCACGGTGGACGAAGAGGACGATGGCGTCCACGTGAACAAGCTCACCGGCGAGGTCGGCGGGCCGAAGGGCCCCGAACCTACGCGGTACGGCGATTGGGAGCGCGGAGGCCGCTGCTCAGACTTTTAG
- the LOC103988405 gene encoding uncharacterized protein LOC103988405: MGNRMERCAPRQVEEDTEKEKGDGGCKIKMLLTRKELAWLELHLKEKAEQRLEDVLVEMGREMQKERGKGRGGWKPTLESIVEIPEVQTCNNVAV; encoded by the coding sequence ATGGGCAACCGGATGGAGAGATGTGCTCCACGGCAAGTGGAAGAAGACACGGAGAAAGAAAAAGGGGATGGAGGTTGCAAGATCAAGATGTTGCTGACAAGAAAGGAGCTGGCATGGCTGGAGCTTCACCTGAAGGAGAAAGCGGAGCAGAGGCTGGAAGATGTGTTGGTGGAGATGGGTAGAGAGATGcagaaagagagaggaaaaggTAGAGGAGGGTGGAAGCCCACATTGGAGAGCATAGTGGAGATCCCAGAGGTCCAGACTTGTAATAATGTGGCTGTGTGA
- the LOC135583629 gene encoding uncharacterized protein LOC135583629 isoform X1: MKYVLVTGGVVSGLGKGVTASSIGVVLKACGLRVTSIKIDPYLNTDAGTMSPFEHGEVFVLDDGGEADLDLGNYERFLDIKLTRDNNITTGKIYQFVINKERKGDYLGKTVQVVPHVTDAIQEWIERAAMIPVDGEEGPADVCVIELGGTIDLIFDAGDIESMPFIEALCQFSCRVGPGNFCLVHVSLVPVLNVVGEQKTKPTQHSVRGLRALGLAPNVLACRSEKPLDENVKGKLSQFCHVPVENIFTLYDVSNIWHVPLLLRDQKAHKAILTKLDLLSLGEPNLRKWKDRAELCDTLHDPVKIAIVGKYTGLSDSYLSVLKALLHASVACQRKLVVEWVPAADLEELRAIEAPNLHGKAWNMLKGADGILVPGGFGDRGVQGKIIAAKYARENNVPFLGICLGMQIAVIEYARSILKLQNANSTEFDPDTKNPCVIFMPEGSKTHMGGTMRLGSRRTFFHVLDCKSAKLYGNVRYIDERHRHRYEVNPGMILELENAGLTFVGKDETGRRMEILELLTHPYFVGVQFHPEYKSRPGKPSAPFLGLVAASCGQLGRLLQSLSHSDMRTHKDLSINGAPKLNPYQNGDNNKRAYGLYSNGDGVHA, from the exons ATGAAGTACGTTTTGGTGACGGGAGGTGTTGTTAGTGGGCTAGGGAAGGGGGTGACGGCGAGCAGCATTGGTGTCGTCCTCAAGGCGTGCGGTCTCAGGGTTACCTCTATCAAGATCG ATCCCTATCTGAATACTGATGCAGGAACAATGTCACCATTTGAACATGGTGAGGTGTTTGTTTTAGATGATGGTGGTGAG GCGGACTTGGATCTTGGAAACTACGAGAGATTCTTAGATATCAAGTTGACTCGTGACAACAACATTACAACTGGGAAGATATACCAG TTTGTCATCAATAAAGAGAGAAAAGGTGACTACCTTGGAAAAACAGTTCAG GTTGTGCCACATGTAACAGACGCAATACAAGAGTGGATTGAACGTGCAGCAATGATTCCTGTTGATGGCGAAGAAGGACCAGCGGATGTTTGTGTCATTGAATTAGGTGGAACTATAG ATTTAATTTTTGATGCAGGGGATATTGAGTCAATGCCTTTTATTGAGGCCCTATGTCAATTTTCATGCCGCGTAG GACCTGGCAACTTTTGTCTTGTTCATGTCAGTTTGGTGCCCGTTCTAAATGTGGTTGGTGAACAG AAAACTAAGCCCACCCAGCATAGCGTTCGGGGATTAAGGGCACTTGGATTGGCACCAAATGTTCTTGCTTGTCGCAGTGAAAAG CCACTTGATGAGAATGTGAAAGGGAAATTGTCTCAGTTTTGCCATGTTCCT GTGGAGAACATCTTTACCCTTTATGATGTTTCAAACATTTGGCATGTTCCTTTGCTTTTAAGG GACCAGAAGGCACATAAAGCTATTCTAACAAAACTGGACCTATTAAG TCTTGGAGAGCCAAACTTAAGAAAATGGAAGGATAGGGCTGAACTCTGTGACACATTACATGATCCC GTCAAAATTGCAATAGTTGGAAAGTATACTGGTCTTTCCGATTCTTATTTGTCTGTATTGAAG GCCCTTTTACATGCCTCTGTTGCTTGTCAACGGAAGCTTGTAGTTGAGTGGGTTCCGGCTGCCGACCTTGAAGAATTAAGAGCAATAGAG GCACCTAATCTTCATGGAAAGGCCTGGAATATGTTAAAG GGTGCAGATGGCATACTAGTTCCTGGAGGTTTTGGTGACAGAGGAGTTCAAGGAAAAATTATTGCAGCAAAATATGCTAGAGAAAATAATGTACCATTTCTTGGCATATGCCTGGGCATGCAAATAGCTGTTATTGAGTATGCACGTTCCATTCTCAAGCTGCAGAATGCAAATAGCACTGAGTTTGATCCAGACACAAAAAATCCATGTGTTATTTTTATGCCAGAG GGTTCAAAAACTCATATGGGTGGGACAATGCGACTTGGATCCCGGAGGACTTTCTTTCATGTTCTGGACTGTAAATCTGCAAAGCT GTATGGTAATGTCAGGTACATTGATGAGCGACATCGACACAGATACGAG GTTAATCCTGGCATGATTTTGGAACTTGAAAAtgctggtcttacatttgttggtaAGGACGAAACAGGCAGACGCATGGAG ATTCTTGAGCTGCTTACTCATCCATATTTTGTGGGAGTGCAATTTCATCCAGAGTACAAGTCAAGACCAGGAAAACCTTCTGCTCCCTTTTTAG GGCTCGTTGCAGCCTCATGTGGCCAGTTGGGAAGGCTGCTGCAAAGCCTCAGCCACTCTGACATGCGAACTCATAAAGATCTCTCCATCAATGGAGCTCCAAAGCTGAATCCATACCAAAACGGGGACAACAACAAACGTGCATATGGCTTATACTCCAATGGCGATGGGGTGCATGCTTAA
- the LOC135583629 gene encoding uncharacterized protein LOC135583629 isoform X2, which yields MKYVLVTGGVVSGLGKGVTASSIGVVLKACGLRVTSIKIDPYLNTDAGTMSPFEHGEVFVLDDGGEADLDLGNYERFLDIKLTRDNNITTGKIYQFVINKERKGDYLGKTVQVVPHVTDAIQEWIERAAMIPVDGEEGPADVCVIELGGTIGDIESMPFIEALCQFSCRVGPGNFCLVHVSLVPVLNVVGEQKTKPTQHSVRGLRALGLAPNVLACRSEKPLDENVKGKLSQFCHVPVENIFTLYDVSNIWHVPLLLRDQKAHKAILTKLDLLSLGEPNLRKWKDRAELCDTLHDPVKIAIVGKYTGLSDSYLSVLKALLHASVACQRKLVVEWVPAADLEELRAIEAPNLHGKAWNMLKGADGILVPGGFGDRGVQGKIIAAKYARENNVPFLGICLGMQIAVIEYARSILKLQNANSTEFDPDTKNPCVIFMPEGSKTHMGGTMRLGSRRTFFHVLDCKSAKLYGNVRYIDERHRHRYEVNPGMILELENAGLTFVGKDETGRRMEILELLTHPYFVGVQFHPEYKSRPGKPSAPFLGLVAASCGQLGRLLQSLSHSDMRTHKDLSINGAPKLNPYQNGDNNKRAYGLYSNGDGVHA from the exons ATGAAGTACGTTTTGGTGACGGGAGGTGTTGTTAGTGGGCTAGGGAAGGGGGTGACGGCGAGCAGCATTGGTGTCGTCCTCAAGGCGTGCGGTCTCAGGGTTACCTCTATCAAGATCG ATCCCTATCTGAATACTGATGCAGGAACAATGTCACCATTTGAACATGGTGAGGTGTTTGTTTTAGATGATGGTGGTGAG GCGGACTTGGATCTTGGAAACTACGAGAGATTCTTAGATATCAAGTTGACTCGTGACAACAACATTACAACTGGGAAGATATACCAG TTTGTCATCAATAAAGAGAGAAAAGGTGACTACCTTGGAAAAACAGTTCAG GTTGTGCCACATGTAACAGACGCAATACAAGAGTGGATTGAACGTGCAGCAATGATTCCTGTTGATGGCGAAGAAGGACCAGCGGATGTTTGTGTCATTGAATTAGGTGGAACTATAG GGGATATTGAGTCAATGCCTTTTATTGAGGCCCTATGTCAATTTTCATGCCGCGTAG GACCTGGCAACTTTTGTCTTGTTCATGTCAGTTTGGTGCCCGTTCTAAATGTGGTTGGTGAACAG AAAACTAAGCCCACCCAGCATAGCGTTCGGGGATTAAGGGCACTTGGATTGGCACCAAATGTTCTTGCTTGTCGCAGTGAAAAG CCACTTGATGAGAATGTGAAAGGGAAATTGTCTCAGTTTTGCCATGTTCCT GTGGAGAACATCTTTACCCTTTATGATGTTTCAAACATTTGGCATGTTCCTTTGCTTTTAAGG GACCAGAAGGCACATAAAGCTATTCTAACAAAACTGGACCTATTAAG TCTTGGAGAGCCAAACTTAAGAAAATGGAAGGATAGGGCTGAACTCTGTGACACATTACATGATCCC GTCAAAATTGCAATAGTTGGAAAGTATACTGGTCTTTCCGATTCTTATTTGTCTGTATTGAAG GCCCTTTTACATGCCTCTGTTGCTTGTCAACGGAAGCTTGTAGTTGAGTGGGTTCCGGCTGCCGACCTTGAAGAATTAAGAGCAATAGAG GCACCTAATCTTCATGGAAAGGCCTGGAATATGTTAAAG GGTGCAGATGGCATACTAGTTCCTGGAGGTTTTGGTGACAGAGGAGTTCAAGGAAAAATTATTGCAGCAAAATATGCTAGAGAAAATAATGTACCATTTCTTGGCATATGCCTGGGCATGCAAATAGCTGTTATTGAGTATGCACGTTCCATTCTCAAGCTGCAGAATGCAAATAGCACTGAGTTTGATCCAGACACAAAAAATCCATGTGTTATTTTTATGCCAGAG GGTTCAAAAACTCATATGGGTGGGACAATGCGACTTGGATCCCGGAGGACTTTCTTTCATGTTCTGGACTGTAAATCTGCAAAGCT GTATGGTAATGTCAGGTACATTGATGAGCGACATCGACACAGATACGAG GTTAATCCTGGCATGATTTTGGAACTTGAAAAtgctggtcttacatttgttggtaAGGACGAAACAGGCAGACGCATGGAG ATTCTTGAGCTGCTTACTCATCCATATTTTGTGGGAGTGCAATTTCATCCAGAGTACAAGTCAAGACCAGGAAAACCTTCTGCTCCCTTTTTAG GGCTCGTTGCAGCCTCATGTGGCCAGTTGGGAAGGCTGCTGCAAAGCCTCAGCCACTCTGACATGCGAACTCATAAAGATCTCTCCATCAATGGAGCTCCAAAGCTGAATCCATACCAAAACGGGGACAACAACAAACGTGCATATGGCTTATACTCCAATGGCGATGGGGTGCATGCTTAA